In Aliiglaciecola sp. LCG003, a genomic segment contains:
- the infC gene encoding translation initiation factor IF-3: MEERHIKGANNKAQGDKANINDEITATEVRLIGKDAEQLGIVSLSEAQSLADQASLDLVEISPNAEPPVCKVMDYGKFLFEKSKAQKEQKKKQKQIQVKEIKFRPGTDEGDYQVKLRNLRRFLEAGDKAKVTIRFRGREMAHQEIGIEQLKRVRADLEDIANCESFPHRVEGRQMIMVLAPIKK; encoded by the coding sequence GTGGAGGAACGACATATTAAAGGCGCTAATAATAAGGCACAAGGCGATAAAGCCAACATTAACGATGAAATTACAGCGACGGAAGTACGCTTAATTGGTAAAGATGCTGAACAACTTGGAATTGTTTCACTTAGTGAAGCTCAAAGTTTAGCTGACCAAGCTAGTTTGGACTTGGTAGAAATCAGTCCAAATGCCGAGCCGCCAGTATGTAAAGTGATGGACTACGGAAAGTTCCTCTTCGAGAAGAGTAAAGCTCAGAAAGAGCAGAAGAAAAAGCAAAAGCAAATTCAGGTCAAGGAGATTAAATTTCGCCCTGGCACTGATGAAGGCGACTACCAGGTAAAACTGCGCAACCTGCGTCGCTTTCTAGAGGCGGGTGATAAAGCCAAGGTAACGATCCGTTTTCGCGGACGTGAAATGGCTCACCAAGAGATCGGCATTGAACAACTAAAACGCGTCCGCGCGGATTTAGAAGACATTGCTAACTGCGAATCTTTCCCACATCGGGTAGAGGGTCGTCAGATGATCATGGTGCTCGCCCCCATTAAGAAGTAG
- a CDS encoding RHS repeat-associated core domain-containing protein, giving the protein MNGRIYDPTLGRFLQADPHIQAPMNSQSYNRYSYVLNNPLSYTDPSGYFFKQLNKIFGKFAPFASLLAMVFIPGAWAFATESLFGAVTTGFLAGGVSTGSLKGALVGAFSAAAFYGVGQHFKGLAAGNSDDAVTHSFGGLDLTSGQIAGQVASHASVGGVTSVLSGGKFGHGFFSAGVTKGIGGAFLPGGDNLTSNEIAKGTIVSAVIGGTASVISGGKFSNGARTGAFQYLFNQALSSIKKGYDRIETTKRIIDIANQYGDESFSDVVDAMNFIRRADLSTLRDMFPHLSSNDTQIQAEIYALTVSFRRDVSLPSGAKMGGVTFSAFVDLGLGSMSDRTLALAEVYMTAIGMGNNLSGSQIVDNYGKNIMWPQYYKGN; this is encoded by the coding sequence ATGAATGGTCGGATCTACGATCCAACCTTGGGTAGGTTCTTGCAGGCTGATCCGCATATTCAGGCTCCGATGAATAGCCAGTCATACAACCGTTACAGCTATGTTCTGAATAATCCGTTGAGTTATACCGATCCGAGTGGGTATTTCTTTAAGCAGTTAAACAAAATTTTTGGTAAGTTTGCGCCATTTGCAAGTCTACTTGCAATGGTCTTTATACCAGGCGCATGGGCCTTCGCAACAGAGAGCTTATTTGGTGCAGTAACAACTGGATTTTTAGCTGGGGGTGTTTCAACAGGTAGCCTAAAAGGAGCACTAGTTGGAGCTTTTTCCGCTGCTGCTTTTTACGGAGTAGGGCAACATTTCAAGGGATTGGCTGCGGGGAATTCTGATGATGCGGTAACACATTCTTTTGGAGGTTTGGATTTGACGTCTGGGCAGATTGCAGGCCAGGTTGCTAGTCATGCGAGTGTAGGTGGTGTTACCTCAGTGTTAAGTGGTGGAAAGTTCGGTCACGGATTCTTTAGTGCTGGAGTGACTAAAGGAATTGGTGGAGCATTTTTACCTGGTGGGGACAATCTTACTAGTAATGAAATAGCTAAGGGTACTATTGTTTCTGCTGTAATTGGTGGTACTGCATCAGTAATTTCTGGAGGTAAATTTTCTAATGGTGCTAGAACTGGCGCTTTCCAGTATTTGTTTAATCAGGCATTAAGTTCAATTAAAAAAGGTTATGATAGGATTGAGACTACAAAAAGAATAATTGATATTGCAAATCAATATGGAGATGAATCGTTTTCTGACGTTGTAGACGCCATGAACTTTATACGCCGAGCTGACTTAAGTACCTTAAGGGACATGTTTCCACATTTGAGTTCTAATGATACTCAAATTCAAGCTGAAATATATGCTCTGACTGTGAGTTTTAGGCGGGATGTTAGTTTACCCAGCGGTGCGAAAATGGGAGGTGTAACATTCTCAGCATTTGTTGATTTAGGTTTAGGCAGTATGAGCGATAGAACTCTAGCATTGGCTGAAGTTTATATGACTGCCATTGGAATGGGGAATAATCTATCAGGAAGTCAGATTGTCGATAACTATGGTAAAAATATAATGTGGCCTCAATACTATAAGGGGAATTAA
- a CDS encoding ribonuclease domain-containing protein, producing the protein MAGLIPFASEARKLGKVADVAKEGITAIRKGKGALNSFDGASDYIRKNGALPDNFITKKDALALGWNPKKGNLHDIAPGKSIGGDVFHNRQGGLPSSGGRTWKEADINYSGGHRGSDRMLYSSDGLIYKTTDHYKSFTQL; encoded by the coding sequence TTGGCTGGACTCATACCTTTTGCAAGTGAAGCAAGGAAACTCGGCAAGGTTGCTGATGTAGCCAAAGAAGGTATAACCGCAATACGCAAAGGAAAAGGCGCATTAAATTCATTTGATGGCGCATCAGATTACATAAGAAAAAATGGCGCCCTCCCCGATAACTTTATAACCAAGAAGGATGCCCTAGCTTTGGGCTGGAACCCCAAAAAAGGCAATCTCCACGATATAGCTCCCGGAAAAAGCATTGGAGGCGACGTATTTCACAATAGGCAAGGTGGTCTACCTTCATCAGGAGGAAGAACGTGGAAGGAGGCTGACATAAACTATTCTGGTGGTCACAGAGGTAGCGATAGGATGTTATATTCAAGCGACGGACTTATCTATAAAACAACAGACCACTACAAGAGTTTCACTCAGCTATAA
- the thrS gene encoding threonine--tRNA ligase, protein MLTITLPDGSQRQFEHAVSVLDVANDIGPGLAKATIAGKVNGKLVDAVDMITADAKLQIITAKDDEGLEIIRHSCAHLIGHAIKQLYPDAKMAIGPTIDNGFYYDIDMEHSLNDDDLQKLEKRMLELAKTSYDVVKKTVSWQEARDTFEARGESYKIEILDENIAKDDKPGLYHHEEYVDMCRGPHVPNMRFCQHFKIMKVAGAYWRGNSDNKMLQRVYGTAWADKKQLKGYLTRLEEAEKRDHRKIGKALDLFHWQEEAPGMVFWHNDGWSIYTELEHFIRQKQREFGFGEVKGPLMMDRVLWEKSGHWDKYAENMFTTVSEKREYAIKPMNCPGHVQIFNQGLKSYRDLPLRMAEFGCCHRNEPSGALHGLMRVRGFTQDDAHIFCTEEQIQDEVASCIEMIYDVYKVFGFDKIVVKLSTRPEKRVGSDEDWDKAEQKLADALNSKNIEFQYLPGEGAFYGPKIEFTLHDCLDRAWQCGTVQLDFSMPGRLGATYVAEDGERKVPVMIHRATLGSLERFIGILTEEYAGQFPVWLAPFQVVVMNITDKQGEYAANVAKKLQQNGFRSKSDLRNEKIGFKIREHTLKRVPYLLVVGDKEMEAGEVAVRSRKGDDLGKLSIDAFIEMLNQQVTSKQLD, encoded by the coding sequence ATGCTAACGATTACGCTTCCAGATGGCAGTCAACGCCAATTCGAACATGCTGTTTCTGTCTTAGATGTGGCTAATGATATAGGTCCAGGTTTAGCTAAAGCGACTATTGCTGGAAAAGTGAATGGTAAGCTGGTGGACGCAGTGGATATGATCACTGCAGATGCCAAATTGCAAATTATCACCGCAAAAGATGATGAAGGCCTAGAGATTATTCGCCATTCTTGCGCCCACTTAATCGGTCATGCAATCAAGCAATTGTACCCTGATGCCAAAATGGCCATTGGTCCAACTATCGATAATGGTTTTTATTATGACATCGACATGGAACATTCGCTCAATGATGATGACTTGCAGAAGCTTGAAAAGCGCATGTTGGAGTTAGCTAAGACAAGTTATGATGTGGTCAAGAAAACGGTCAGTTGGCAAGAAGCTCGGGATACCTTCGAAGCGCGTGGTGAAAGTTACAAAATTGAAATTTTAGACGAAAATATTGCTAAAGATGATAAGCCTGGTTTATATCATCATGAAGAATATGTCGATATGTGTCGTGGACCTCACGTTCCCAATATGCGTTTCTGTCAGCACTTTAAAATAATGAAGGTGGCCGGAGCGTATTGGCGCGGTAATAGCGATAACAAAATGTTGCAACGTGTCTATGGCACTGCCTGGGCTGATAAAAAGCAATTAAAAGGCTACTTGACTCGGCTTGAAGAAGCGGAAAAGCGCGACCATAGAAAAATTGGTAAAGCGTTGGATTTATTCCATTGGCAAGAAGAAGCGCCGGGAATGGTGTTTTGGCACAATGATGGTTGGAGTATCTACACCGAGTTAGAGCACTTTATTCGTCAAAAACAGCGTGAGTTTGGTTTCGGTGAAGTCAAAGGACCATTAATGATGGACCGTGTGCTGTGGGAGAAATCTGGCCACTGGGACAAGTACGCAGAGAACATGTTTACTACAGTATCAGAAAAACGTGAATATGCTATTAAACCAATGAATTGTCCGGGCCACGTGCAGATTTTTAATCAAGGCCTAAAATCTTATCGTGACTTACCTTTGCGTATGGCAGAATTTGGTTGTTGTCACCGTAATGAGCCATCAGGTGCGTTACATGGTTTGATGCGCGTACGTGGCTTTACTCAAGATGATGCACATATATTCTGTACTGAAGAACAAATACAAGACGAAGTCGCCAGCTGCATCGAAATGATTTACGACGTATATAAAGTATTTGGTTTTGACAAAATAGTGGTAAAACTTTCCACTCGTCCAGAAAAACGCGTGGGTTCTGATGAAGATTGGGACAAAGCGGAGCAGAAACTTGCTGATGCCCTTAACTCGAAAAACATTGAATTTCAGTATTTGCCCGGTGAAGGTGCATTTTATGGGCCTAAAATTGAATTCACCTTGCATGATTGTTTAGATAGAGCCTGGCAATGTGGTACAGTACAGCTAGATTTCTCAATGCCTGGTCGTTTAGGTGCTACTTATGTAGCTGAAGACGGTGAACGTAAAGTTCCGGTTATGATCCACCGAGCGACATTAGGCTCATTAGAACGGTTTATTGGTATTTTGACCGAAGAGTACGCTGGGCAATTTCCAGTTTGGTTGGCTCCTTTTCAAGTTGTGGTAATGAATATTACTGACAAACAGGGCGAATATGCCGCAAATGTAGCGAAAAAATTACAACAAAATGGTTTTAGATCGAAGTCGGACTTGAGAAATGAGAAGATTGGCTTTAAAATCCGCGAGCACACTCTTAAACGAGTTCCATATTTACTCGTAGTTGGTGATAAAGAAATGGAAGCCGGCGAAGTAGCAGTGCGCTCACGCAAGGGCGATGACCTAGGAAAATTATCCATTGATGCGTTTATTGAAATGCTCAATCAACAGGTTACGTCTAAGCAACTAGATTAA
- the istA gene encoding IS21 family transposase produces the protein MKKSTQFLEIVRLNKQTEFSNREIGRAVGASHQTVGRCLKKFKVSGLTLAEIMALEPDEIMKIRYPKYGRRIHNFIIPDWGEIYNRLLKKHITLLMIFIEYAEAYGMNAMKYSTFCREYRKHCKLNKLSMKLIHKPAETMQVDYAGITYKATFAAKPIQFFVAVLPYSGLMYARGTLRQTTEDWIEGHIGAFKAFGGVPEIVIPDNAKAVVSQPAPNLVINPKYEACTNYYGVTVLPARPKHPQDKADAEGHVKIFTFDIMPELRKQVFRTLDDMNDFIAEEVAKVNSRTLSKSSVSRQDIFDTFERTLLNPLPDSAFEPLECILNISVPSNYSILYDEHHYSVPHRYANKKVQVHIHKNKVVVWLGHKEIACHERSFEKGGYTRVETHMHPEHLWFDDKPVEYFVDWAEKSFACADITQFVKNLFNSKYKKSRRGNQYCRLLQKLSKSYSTEDLSGACAYAISNGHTNNWELFTYILKSGVFKPKVEDDFKVLPSSIVRGGDYYNATGVQL, from the coding sequence ATGAAAAAAAGTACGCAGTTTTTAGAAATAGTTAGGTTGAATAAACAGACCGAATTCAGTAACCGAGAAATAGGACGAGCTGTAGGTGCGTCACATCAGACCGTTGGTCGATGTTTAAAAAAATTTAAGGTAAGTGGTTTAACACTAGCAGAAATTATGGCGTTGGAACCAGACGAGATAATGAAAATTCGTTATCCGAAATATGGCCGTCGAATACATAATTTTATCATCCCTGATTGGGGCGAAATATATAATCGACTGCTGAAGAAACATATTACACTTCTGATGATTTTTATTGAATATGCTGAAGCTTACGGCATGAATGCTATGAAGTATTCGACCTTCTGCCGAGAATATCGGAAACATTGTAAATTGAATAAGCTGTCGATGAAGCTGATTCACAAACCCGCAGAAACTATGCAGGTTGATTATGCAGGGATAACCTACAAAGCCACCTTTGCCGCAAAACCTATTCAATTCTTCGTTGCGGTTTTGCCGTATTCAGGACTGATGTATGCACGGGGTACATTACGTCAGACAACCGAAGATTGGATAGAGGGGCATATCGGAGCATTTAAGGCATTTGGTGGAGTACCTGAAATAGTTATTCCAGACAATGCTAAAGCAGTTGTAAGTCAACCAGCGCCTAATTTAGTGATCAATCCTAAATATGAAGCCTGCACCAATTATTATGGTGTCACCGTATTACCTGCACGACCTAAACATCCGCAAGATAAGGCAGATGCAGAGGGACATGTGAAAATTTTCACTTTCGACATCATGCCTGAATTACGCAAGCAGGTGTTTAGAACTCTTGACGATATGAATGATTTTATTGCAGAGGAAGTGGCCAAAGTTAATAGTAGAACATTAAGTAAATCCTCAGTTAGCAGGCAAGATATTTTTGATACGTTTGAGCGAACACTGCTTAATCCATTACCTGATTCGGCATTTGAGCCGCTCGAATGTATCTTAAACATCTCTGTACCTAGCAATTATTCCATATTGTATGATGAGCATCACTACTCAGTGCCTCACCGTTATGCCAACAAAAAGGTTCAAGTTCATATCCATAAAAACAAGGTGGTTGTGTGGTTGGGACACAAAGAAATTGCGTGTCATGAACGTAGCTTTGAAAAGGGAGGATACACAAGAGTTGAAACACATATGCATCCAGAACACTTGTGGTTTGACGATAAACCTGTCGAATATTTTGTAGATTGGGCGGAAAAATCCTTTGCGTGCGCTGACATTACACAGTTTGTTAAAAATTTATTCAACTCAAAATACAAGAAGTCACGCCGAGGTAATCAATATTGTCGCTTGTTGCAAAAACTCAGTAAGTCATACTCCACTGAGGATTTAAGCGGTGCGTGTGCCTATGCTATTTCAAATGGACATACGAACAACTGGGAATTATTTACCTATATTCTCAAGTCAGGCGTCTTTAAGCCCAAAGTGGAAGATGACTTTAAAGTTTTACCCAGCAGCATCGTTCGCGGCGGCGATTATTATAATGCGACGGGGGTGCAGTTATGA
- a CDS encoding tyrosine-type recombinase/integrase gives MSLTIEAALSLYYQECIAREQSPRTVEGKRSTLNQFLNFCHSNGIITLNAVALAHLRGYQHFLIEYRTKQGKPLDVATRRNKLVAIREFLRRMFLMDHIDVNPADKFEVPKRPKRLPSGILTEDEIAAIFKQTALHGENGLRDKAILELYYASGMRRAELSKLTLNDVDVNKNLVRINDGKGHKDRVVPIASRTAKLLLEYANTARKNNATFQSGEWLFLNNRSQQFSPKQLSSLVRKYVIRAGVNRKGACNLYRHTAATQMLENGADIRVIQEQLGHADLSTTQVYTKVSNKLLVDTYHRTHPAAIE, from the coding sequence ATGTCACTAACGATCGAAGCCGCTTTATCACTATATTATCAAGAATGTATAGCGAGAGAGCAATCGCCCAGAACGGTTGAGGGAAAACGCAGTACCCTCAACCAGTTTCTCAATTTCTGTCATTCAAACGGCATAATTACTCTTAATGCTGTCGCACTGGCGCACCTGAGGGGCTATCAACATTTTCTTATCGAATACCGTACTAAACAAGGAAAACCTCTAGATGTTGCCACCCGAAGAAACAAGCTAGTTGCGATTCGTGAGTTCTTGCGACGGATGTTTCTTATGGATCATATAGATGTTAATCCAGCAGACAAGTTCGAAGTACCAAAACGCCCCAAACGGTTGCCCAGCGGAATCCTCACTGAAGATGAGATTGCCGCCATTTTTAAACAAACAGCTTTGCACGGTGAAAATGGATTACGGGACAAAGCCATTTTGGAGCTTTACTATGCATCTGGGATGCGCAGGGCAGAACTCAGTAAGTTGACGCTCAACGATGTAGATGTAAATAAAAATCTTGTTCGGATAAATGACGGTAAAGGACATAAGGATAGGGTTGTGCCAATCGCATCCAGAACAGCTAAATTGCTTCTTGAATACGCTAATACAGCGCGTAAAAATAACGCAACTTTCCAATCCGGTGAATGGTTGTTTCTAAACAATCGAAGTCAACAATTTAGTCCTAAGCAGCTTTCCTCTTTGGTGAGAAAATATGTGATACGAGCAGGTGTAAATCGCAAGGGGGCTTGCAACTTATATCGCCATACTGCGGCGACTCAAATGCTAGAAAACGGCGCGGATATTCGGGTTATTCAAGAACAACTTGGCCACGCGGATTTGTCTACAACGCAGGTATACACTAAGGTCAGTAACAAACTGCTAGTCGA
- a CDS encoding ATP-binding protein, protein MILPQLKEKLEALKLPVLVNGLEDACSDATLNVDRVCGLLDGLLDSQIALNSANAATRMRKQAQLRWPDATLATSKNIKEVIQLSVYNHIQSCRWLKLYNHIMIEGPSGSGKTHLACAIGNEVIGEGYKVRFFRYRELVIQLVAADKGGELPALLKKLMRIDLLIIDDWLAQKLTREEQAVLFELIEKREKRGSLVITTQFDTKRLHESIGGDIIADAVLDRIVPMSYRINLNHNIAFRAADAIALPSDKENSHD, encoded by the coding sequence ATGATCCTTCCTCAATTGAAAGAAAAACTTGAAGCGCTGAAGCTTCCCGTCTTAGTCAATGGGCTGGAAGATGCGTGCAGCGATGCAACGTTGAATGTCGATAGAGTCTGCGGTTTGCTTGATGGGTTGCTCGATAGTCAGATTGCTCTTAACTCCGCAAATGCTGCGACACGAATGCGAAAGCAAGCCCAATTACGCTGGCCTGATGCCACGTTAGCGACCTCGAAGAATATTAAAGAAGTTATTCAGCTTTCGGTTTACAACCACATTCAGTCATGTAGGTGGCTCAAGCTGTATAACCATATTATGATTGAGGGGCCAAGTGGCAGTGGCAAAACGCATCTTGCTTGTGCTATTGGCAACGAGGTAATCGGTGAAGGCTATAAAGTTCGTTTTTTTCGCTATCGTGAACTTGTCATCCAATTAGTCGCAGCAGACAAGGGAGGTGAATTACCTGCATTACTTAAAAAATTGATGCGAATTGATTTACTTATCATCGATGATTGGTTGGCACAGAAATTAACGCGAGAAGAACAGGCTGTTTTGTTCGAGTTAATCGAAAAGCGAGAAAAGCGTGGTTCACTTGTTATCACGACTCAGTTCGACACTAAGCGTCTTCATGAATCAATCGGAGGTGACATTATTGCAGACGCAGTATTAGATCGTATTGTCCCCATGTCTTACCGTATAAACCTAAATCACAATATCGCATTCCGTGCCGCTGACGCGATAGCTCTCCCTAGTGATAAGGAGAACTCACATGATTAG
- a CDS encoding toprim domain-containing protein: protein MISDLSPYDIGSSRLISFHAQQQYVEMTLNHYMQSLKSSSDALDYVVCKRGVSENVAESYQLGFVDRSLGKALPDTECFEGAMIRGTLQRFGLIKPNGREYFRGCVVVPVRDESGNFVDMYGRKIAKYQRGGVAFYLRIHPYAMSLFNAQALLTNNEVIICSSPIEALSFLSCGVSNVVGMMGVQSVCNAYVEQLQNNGVMSVILAINNTAQGLRYKSILIRMLKSVGINYRELELPSGKDVNNVLVESRNLHSLRKQLQSEVPFGKLCH, encoded by the coding sequence ATGATTAGTGATTTGTCTCCATATGACATTGGTTCATCTCGGCTTATCTCATTTCACGCCCAGCAACAATACGTAGAAATGACGCTTAACCACTATATGCAAAGCTTAAAATCTTCAAGTGATGCATTGGATTATGTGGTGTGTAAAAGAGGGGTGTCGGAGAATGTGGCAGAATCCTATCAATTGGGCTTTGTTGACCGAAGTTTGGGCAAAGCGTTACCCGATACGGAATGTTTTGAAGGAGCCATGATAAGAGGCACGCTTCAGCGATTTGGTTTAATTAAGCCAAATGGTAGGGAATACTTTCGCGGATGCGTTGTTGTTCCTGTCAGAGATGAGTCAGGCAACTTCGTCGATATGTACGGCAGAAAAATCGCAAAATATCAACGTGGTGGTGTGGCGTTCTATCTGCGTATTCACCCTTATGCAATGTCACTATTCAACGCACAGGCTTTACTAACGAATAATGAGGTCATAATTTGTTCGTCACCAATAGAGGCGTTGAGTTTTTTATCTTGCGGTGTTTCAAATGTTGTTGGGATGATGGGCGTTCAGTCGGTATGTAATGCCTACGTTGAGCAGTTGCAAAACAATGGTGTAATGTCGGTTATCTTAGCCATAAATAATACTGCGCAGGGACTCCGCTACAAAAGCATCCTTATACGTATGTTAAAGTCGGTGGGTATCAACTATCGGGAATTAGAGTTGCCATCAGGTAAAGACGTAAACAATGTGTTGGTTGAATCTCGCAATTTGCACAGCCTTCGTAAACAATTGCAATCCGAGGTTCCATTCGGGAAGTTATGTCACTAA
- the rpmI gene encoding 50S ribosomal protein L35 produces MPKMKTNRGAAKRFRKTASGRFKSKQSHLRHILTKKSSKRKRHLRGKKLAHVADTALIQRMLPYV; encoded by the coding sequence ATGCCTAAAATGAAAACCAACCGTGGAGCTGCCAAGCGTTTTAGAAAAACCGCTTCAGGTCGTTTCAAGAGCAAACAGTCTCACTTGCGTCACATTTTGACCAAGAAGAGCTCTAAGCGTAAACGTCACCTTCGTGGCAAGAAATTAGCCCATGTTGCTGACACTGCGTTGATTCAACGCATGTTACCTTACGTTTAA
- a CDS encoding barstar family protein: protein MTNIIIDGKDFKNEQEFHKLIKIKMDFPDYYGENLDALWDCLTSEIEQPISITWVNFKDSLELLGDDAVNIASTFEDASSELPNFEFSKL from the coding sequence ATGACCAATATAATCATTGATGGAAAAGACTTTAAAAACGAACAAGAGTTCCATAAATTAATAAAGATAAAAATGGATTTCCCTGACTATTACGGTGAAAATCTGGACGCTTTATGGGACTGCCTAACTAGCGAAATTGAGCAGCCGATTTCCATAACTTGGGTTAACTTTAAAGATAGCTTGGAATTACTGGGAGATGATGCGGTCAATATAGCAAGCACTTTTGAGGATGCATCATCAGAGCTACCTAATTTTGAGTTTTCAAAGCTGTAA
- the rplT gene encoding 50S ribosomal protein L20 codes for MARVKRGVVARARHKKVLKQAKGYYGARSRVYRVAVQAVTKAGQYAYRDRRQRKRQFRQLWIARINAAARQNGISYSRFINGLKKASVEIDRKILADIAVHDKNAFTALVEAAKGALA; via the coding sequence ATGGCAAGAGTAAAACGTGGTGTTGTGGCACGTGCCCGTCACAAAAAGGTACTAAAGCAAGCCAAAGGTTATTACGGAGCTCGTAGTCGAGTTTATCGTGTTGCTGTCCAGGCAGTAACAAAAGCGGGTCAATATGCATACCGTGACCGTCGTCAGCGTAAACGTCAATTCCGTCAATTGTGGATTGCACGTATTAATGCTGCGGCACGTCAAAATGGTATTTCTTACAGCCGTTTCATTAATGGTTTGAAGAAAGCGTCTGTCGAAATCGATCGTAAGATCCTTGCTGACATCGCAGTACATGACAAAAACGCGTTTACTGCTTTGGTTGAAGCAGCAAAAGGCGCATTGGCTTAA
- a CDS encoding START domain-containing protein: MQLITVIVQRSIFKYLPLFYCFVWASTALAITETAAANNWQLAKQNESLKVFKQPTDSGYAAIKAELVIHSTAAEFLALLERTDIAPQWIANCERVQVLAKPSPNIRVVRTIFSAPWPVKDRDMVTHSTTTLDPADGSVSIKIIDYTEHFPATKQYVRMEKVAGTWEVLPRQNGQVLIRYTGYGEPSGNLPRWLANQILVSSTYDTFIQLQKLLAKEV, translated from the coding sequence ATGCAATTAATAACAGTTATAGTTCAGCGTTCCATTTTTAAGTATCTCCCGCTATTTTACTGCTTTGTGTGGGCTAGCACAGCGTTAGCCATAACGGAAACCGCCGCAGCCAACAATTGGCAATTAGCCAAACAGAACGAATCCCTCAAGGTATTTAAGCAACCCACCGACTCAGGCTATGCTGCCATTAAGGCGGAGCTAGTTATTCACTCTACTGCTGCTGAGTTTCTAGCACTATTGGAACGTACTGATATCGCGCCTCAGTGGATCGCCAATTGTGAGCGAGTTCAGGTTTTGGCTAAACCTTCGCCCAACATACGCGTTGTGCGCACCATTTTTTCAGCTCCATGGCCGGTTAAAGACCGAGATATGGTGACCCATTCTACTACTACCTTGGATCCAGCAGATGGCAGCGTAAGTATTAAAATCATTGACTATACTGAGCATTTTCCCGCCACAAAGCAGTACGTTCGAATGGAAAAGGTAGCGGGCACTTGGGAAGTTCTTCCCCGTCAAAACGGACAAGTGTTGATTCGCTATACCGGTTATGGTGAACCCAGCGGAAATTTACCAAGGTGGCTGGCTAACCAAATCCTTGTCAGTTCGACTTATGATACTTTTATCCAGTTACAAAAGTTGTTGGCAAAAGAAGTCTAA
- a CDS encoding fructosamine kinase family protein — translation MWHFISDQISQKIHQDFICNDIREISEGDSHSAYRLCDGRRRFFTKVISEDKYEHFAAEIEGLEHLRQTNIFKIPEVICMGTQEGKCFLVLEFLSLSQGDDTAWFDFGSKLASLHQQHTQQMYGWQEDNFIGLTPQPNKWSKSWANFFAEQRIGFMLQMLAEKGQKLCDIDSAVESVNSLLAGHSPVSSMLHGDLWIGNTGFNKNLAVIFDPAFYYGDRETDIAMTELFTQFPTSFYRGYESVWPLPEHYQYRKSIYQLYHILNHAFLFGGQYLQRAQGTLKNLASMY, via the coding sequence ATGTGGCATTTTATTAGCGACCAGATTAGCCAAAAAATACATCAAGACTTTATTTGCAATGACATTCGAGAAATCTCGGAAGGCGATTCCCATAGCGCATATCGCTTATGTGATGGTCGTCGACGATTTTTCACCAAGGTCATTTCTGAAGATAAGTATGAACACTTTGCCGCTGAGATTGAGGGTTTAGAACACTTACGACAAACCAATATATTTAAAATACCTGAAGTGATCTGTATGGGCACCCAAGAGGGAAAATGCTTTTTAGTTCTGGAGTTTCTCAGCCTCTCACAGGGTGATGATACCGCTTGGTTTGATTTTGGTAGCAAATTAGCAAGCTTACATCAGCAGCACACCCAACAAATGTATGGATGGCAAGAGGATAACTTTATCGGTTTGACCCCACAGCCGAATAAGTGGAGCAAGAGTTGGGCGAACTTCTTCGCAGAGCAGCGAATTGGCTTCATGCTACAAATGCTAGCTGAAAAAGGGCAAAAATTGTGTGACATAGACAGCGCTGTGGAGTCGGTTAACAGTCTGCTAGCCGGTCATTCACCGGTCTCGTCTATGTTACATGGCGATCTGTGGATTGGTAATACAGGCTTTAATAAGAACCTAGCGGTAATATTTGATCCTGCATTTTATTATGGTGATCGCGAAACCGACATAGCAATGACTGAGTTATTTACCCAATTTCCAACTAGCTTTTACCGTGGTTACGAATCGGTTTGGCCCCTACCTGAACACTATCAATATAGAAAATCCATATATCAGCTTTACCATATACTTAATCATGCTTTTTTGTTTGGGGGGCAATATTTACAACGGGCACAAGGAACCTTGAAAAATCTTGCCTCAATGTATTAG